GATTATTATAATGTTTTAGACTTTTCATTGAACGCGGCAAGCAGCACCTTTCTTATGGGCGCCCATATCCGTTTGTCTTTTGCTTTTTCCGGGTTGGCTAGAAGCTGGATCGCCATGCCGTGATAGATGGCAAAGAGCATCCTGACAATGCCCTCTGCTTCTGCCGCGTCCACCTTGATGGCGCCGACCGAAGACGCAAATTCCAGGAGCGCCTTCAGCCTGCCTATTGCCTCTTCGAGGCCGTCTCTAAAGACCTTGGCTATCTTGTCGCTCCTCCTGCTGCTGACCCACATCTCAAAGAGCAGGGCGGTAAAGTCCGGGTTTTCCTGCAGGTTTCTTTTCAGGACCTCTATCATGCCGTCGACCAGCTCTTCCGGCGACTTGGCACTTGACAGGCTGCCGACAGAGGAATCCCACATAGGGCCAAAGCCAAACGCCAGCGCCTTTGAGACCATGTCCTCCTTGTCCTTGAAGTAGTAATGCAGGAGGCCCCTGCTGACCTTGGCCGCGTCTGCAACGTCGTTGATGGTGGTGTTCTCGTAGCCCTTTTTCGAGAGCACCGCAAGCGTCGCCTCCATCATCCTCTCGGCCTTTTCCTCCTTGCCCTTTGGCACAAGTACACACCGCGCCCGTCGGTTATTATGACTTTTGCCGGACGCCCAACAAAGAGTATGTGATGAAGGCCACCATCATCTTTCTTGCCGCCGACACGCCAAGAATCTGTTTTATCCAGATAGGATTGCTTTGTTTGCTTTTACGCTGTTATCCATATCATTGGAATCAATTTCTCTGCAGAACTAGCTGATGGAGAGGCTGCTGATTTGAACAATACCTTCTTTGGAATAGTAGGGGTAGGGATTGGATGGCCGCTTTTTGTGTTCCTTATTTCCCTTGTCTACTCCTTGATGCCGTCATGGTCCTGGACGTACGCCAACCCGTATTTCGTTTGGGTAATGGCTCCGCTTTCATTCACATACCTGTACCTCATATCATGCGGGATAATAGCGTACCTTTGGCGACGGATAATAAAGGTGGCCGATAGCAGAGACAGGCAGCAGGATAGTAGTACGCGCCAAGCGGCCGACTAGGTCTCTTCTCCCTTTTTTATCATCTTTGAGATGTGCGGTATTCGCGGCACGCCGGCTGCAAATGCCGTCGCCACTATTGCAAGGAAATAGTATTCGTAGCCGATAGCCATGCCGATTGAAGCGGCAAACCATACGGCGGCTGCGGTTGTCAGGTTTGTTATCTTGCCGTCCAGCTCGCTCTTTAGGATGAGCCCTGCCCCGAGAAAGCCTATGCCGGAGATTATCTGTGCTGCAATCCTTGACGACGAGTTGGGGTCCACCAGCGACGAAAGGAAAGTAAAGATCATCGCCCCTCCTATCACGAGGCAGTGCGTGCTTATCCCTGCCGCCTTGTTCCTTGACTCCCTCTCTACACCAATGGCAAAGCCGGCCGCCAGAGAAATCCCGATGCCAACCAGAAAACGCATCTCATAGCCGGTTGGTATCCCTTCAAATACCATCTCTTCTTCTTGCCTTATTGACAAAAATAATATTTTAACCATGAGGCTAGTCTGCTCGCGTTCCTTCATGAAATTACGCAATCGACGATATTTGAGCTCGTGTTTCAAGAAAAAAGAAAAACAAAGGAAGGGTCAGGAGGTTGTCGCTGCCTTCCTCCCCTTTGCAAAGAAAGCCGCCGCAACCCCTCCAAAGATCGCGCCCAGCGCGCCGACGTACAGGAGCGTCTCGTTGCCTCCTATCGATAGCATAGGCGTGCCAGAACCATTCGGGTTTTCCTCAATGATCGCGTGCTTTCTTGCCGCAAGCAAGGTCTGCTCGTTGCATTCTATCCTGTC
The sequence above is drawn from the Nitrososphaera viennensis EN76 genome and encodes:
- a CDS encoding MgtC/SapB family protein is translated as MVKILFLSIRQEEEMVFEGIPTGYEMRFLVGIGISLAAGFAIGVERESRNKAAGISTHCLVIGGAMIFTFLSSLVDPNSSSRIAAQIISGIGFLGAGLILKSELDGKITNLTTAAAVWFAASIGMAIGYEYYFLAIVATAFAAGVPRIPHISKMIKKGEET
- a CDS encoding TetR/AcrR family transcriptional regulator is translated as MPKGKEEKAERMMEATLAVLSKKGYENTTINDVADAAKVSRGLLHYYFKDKEDMVSKALAFGFGPMWDSSVGSLSSAKSPEELVDGMIEVLKRNLQENPDFTALLFEMWVSSRRSDKIAKVFRDGLEEAIGRLKALLEFASSVGAIKVDAAEAEGIVRMLFAIYHGMAIQLLANPEKAKDKRIWAPIRKVLLAAFNEKSKTL